From a single Phalacrocorax aristotelis chromosome 1, bGulAri2.1, whole genome shotgun sequence genomic region:
- the PRSS23 gene encoding serine protease 23 yields MAGLSTLILLLCAAKEVMPSSSHWKPTWPSYRVPVILPQSTLNLDKPQFDAEARLEVVSPCGPACHKSSPLPTYEEVKNYLSYETLYANGSLTETEVGIYILSNSGDGSQGKSRTKRQIYGYDSRFSIFGKDFLLNYPFSTSVKLSTGCTGTLVAEKHVLTAAHCIHDGKSYVKGAQKLRVGFLKPKLKDGSKGANITNSAMPEKMKFQWIRVKRTHVPKGWIKGNANDIGMDYDYALLELKKPHKRKFMKIGVSPPARHLPGGRIHFSGYDNDRPGNLVYRFCDVKDETYDLLYQQCDAQPGASGSGVYVRMWKRQNHKWERKIIGIFSGHQWVDMNGTPQDFNVAVRITPLKYAQICYWIKGNYLDCREG; encoded by the coding sequence ATGGCAGGCTTGTCCACTTTAATCCTCCTTCTGTGTGCCGCTAAAGAGGTGATGCCCTCCAGTTCTCACTGGAAGCCAACTTGGCCATCTTACAGAGTTCCAGTTATCCTGCCACAGTCTACCCTTAACTTGGACAAACCGCAGTTTGATGCTGAAGCCAGACTGGAAGTAGTATCTCCCTGTGGCCCAGCATGCCACAAAAGTTCTCCGCTGCCAACTTATGAAGAAGTGAAGAACTACCTGTCCTATGAAACCTTATATGCTAATGGTAGCCTCACTGAAACTGAAGTGGGCATATATATTCTGAGCAACAGCGGTGATGGGTCTCAAGGCAAATCTCGAACTAAGAGGCAGATCTATGGCTATGACAGCAGGTTTAGCATTTTTGGGAAAGACTTCTTGTTGAATTACCCATTTTCCACATCGGTGAAGCTATCTACAGGTTGCACGGGGACACTAGTGGCTGAAAAGCACGTTCTTACTGCTGCTCATTGTATCCATGATGGCAAGAGTTACGTCAAAGGAGCTCAGAAACTGCGGGTGGGGTTCCTAAAGCCCAAGCTGAAAGATGGCAGCAAAGGGGCCAATATCACCAACTCAGCAATGcctgagaaaatgaaattccaGTGGATCCGAGTGAAACGGACGCATGTCCCCAAAGGATGGATCAAAGGCAACGCCAATGACATTGGCATGGATTATGACTATGCCCTGCTGGAGCTCAAGAAGCCTCATAAAAGAAAGTTTATGAAGATAGGTGTGAGCCCACCAGCCAGACACTTGCCTGGAGGGAGGATTCACTTCTCTGGTTATGACAACGATCGTCCGGGAAACCTGGTTTACCGTTTCTGTGATGTCAAAGATGAAACGTATGACCTGTTGTACCAGCAGTGCGATGCCCAGCCGGGTGCAAGTGGATCTGGGGTGTACGTGAGGATGTGGAAGAGGCAGAATCACAAATGGGAGCGTAAAATTATTGGAATATTTTCAGGCCATCAGTGGGTGGACATGAATGGCACCCCACAGGATTTCAATGTAGCTGTTCGCATCACACCCCTCAAATACGCACAGATCTGTTACTGGATCAAAGGCAACTACCTTGACTGCAGGGAAGGATAA